A genomic window from Oryctolagus cuniculus chromosome 12, mOryCun1.1, whole genome shotgun sequence includes:
- the VCPKMT gene encoding protein N-lysine methyltransferase METTL21D, translating into MAATAETSEEDPLRSFVRVLEKRDGTVLRLQQYSSGGVGCVVWDAAIVLSKYLETPGFSGDGTHLLSRRSVLELGSGTGAVGLMAATLGAHVVVTDLEELQDLLKMNIDMNKHLVTGSVQAKVLKWGEEIEDFPSPPDYILMADCIYYEESLEPLLKTLKDLSGYETCIICCYEQRTMGKNPEIEKKYFELLQLDFDFEKIPLEKHDEEYRSEDIHIIYIRKKKSKCPS; encoded by the exons ATGGCGGCAACTGCGGAGACGTCGGAGGAGGACCCACTACGGAGCTTTGTGCGAGTTTTGGAGAAGCGGGATGGCACGGTGCTACGCCTGCAGCAGTATAGCTCCGGTGGCGTGGGTTGCGTTGTCTGGGACGCAGCTATTGTCCTTTCTAAATACCTGGAAACACCCGGGTTTTCTGGCGACGGGACGCACCTGCTGAGCCGGCGGTCGGTCCTGGAACTGGGCTCAGGCACCGGAGCCGTGGGACTCATGGCCGCCACCCTAGG GGCACATGTTGTAGTCACCGATCTTGAGgaactgcaggacctgctgaAGATGAATATTGACATGAACAAGCATCTTGTCACTGGTTCTGTTCAAGCCAAGGTACTGAAATG GGGGGAAGAAATAGAAGACTTTCCTTCGCCACCAGACTACATACTGATGGCCGACTGCATATACTATGAAGAG TCTTTGGAGCCATTGCTGAAAACCCTAAAAGATCTCAGTGGATATGAGACTTGTATTATATGTTGTTATGAACAACGAACAATGGGGAAAAATCCAGAAATCGAGAAAAAATACTTTGAG CTCCTTCAATTAGACTTTGACTTTGAAAAAATTCCTTTGGAAAAACATGATGAAGAGTATCGAAGTGAAGATATTCATATTATAtacataagaaagaaaaaatcg aaATGTCCATCATGA